A genomic window from Flavobacterium sp. I3-2 includes:
- a CDS encoding DUF3467 domain-containing protein — translation MKEDKDGHLNIEIDEQTALGVYSNLAVVNHSNSEFVLDFINVMPGMPKAKVRSRIIVTPEHAKRLLRALQENIAKYEKEYGDVKEQANNIKVNPIGQA, via the coding sequence ATGAAGGAAGATAAGGACGGTCATTTAAATATCGAAATCGATGAGCAAACTGCTCTTGGAGTTTATTCCAATTTGGCTGTTGTTAATCATTCTAATTCAGAGTTTGTTTTAGATTTCATCAATGTGATGCCTGGAATGCCAAAGGCAAAAGTACGATCGCGTATTATTGTTACACCAGAACATGCAAAGCGACTTCTTCGTGCTCTTCAAGAAAATATCGCTAAGTACGAGAAAGAATATGGTGATGTTAAAGAACAAGCAAATAATATAAAAGTAAATCCAATTGGACAAGCTTAA
- the rpoC gene encoding DNA-directed RNA polymerase subunit beta': MNKNNKDKNNTVKRFDKISIGLASPESILAESRGEVLKPETINYRTHKPERDGLFCERIFGPVKDYECACGKYKRIRYKGIVCDRCGVEVTEKKVRRDRVGHINLVVPIAHIWYFRSLPNKIGYILGLPSKKLDMIIYYERYVVIQPGIAKTPEGEPINRLDFLTEEEYLNILDTLPLENLYLEDTDPNKFIAKMGAECIMDLLERTDLDALSYELRHAANNETSKQRKTEALKRLNVVESFRESNLNRENRPEWMILKVIPVIPPELRPLVPLDGGRFATSDLNDLYRRVIIRNNRLKRLMEIKAPEVILRNEKRMLQEAVDSLFDNTRKATAVKTESQRPLKSLSDSLKGKQGRFRQNLLGKRVDYSARSVIVVGPELKLYECGLPKDMAAELYKPFVIRKLIERGIVKTVKSAKKIIDKKEPVVWDILENVIKGHPVLLNRAPTLHRLGIQAFQPKLIEGKAIRLHPLVCTAFNADFDGDQMAVHLPLGPEAILEAQLLMLASHNILNPANGAPITVPSQDMVLGLYYMTKIRKSTPELEIKGEGLTFYSAEEVNIAINEGRLNLNAQVKVRAKDFNKEGELVYQIIETSAGRILFNEVVPEKAGFINEVLTKKSLRDIIGKILEATDVPTTAKFLDDMKDMGYGYAFRGGLSFSLGDIKIPEQKQGMIDDANEQVEGISMNYNMGLITNNERYNQVIDVWTSTNAMLTELAMKNIREDQQGFNSVYMMLDSGARGSKEQIRQLTGMRGLMAKPKKSTSAGGDIIENPILSNFKEGLSILEYFISTHGARKGLADTALKTADAGYLTRRLHDVAQDVIVNSVDCGTLRGIEFEALKKNEEIIESLGERVLGRIAIADVINPLTSDVIVPAGVEITEKEAKAINASPLERIEVRSALTCEAKTGICAKCYGRNLATGKMAQRGEAVGVVAAQSIGEPGTQLTLRTFHVGGTAGNISEVSTLVTRFKGRVEVEDLKTVKGEDNEGNIVDIVISRSTELKLYDVNTGILLNTHNISYGSTIYVKDGDVIEEGTVINKWDPYNGVIVSEFTGKVAYEDLEQGQTYQVEIDEQTGFQEKIISESRNKKLVPTLLIYDKDGSLIRSYTLPVGAHLMVNDGEKIKAGKTLVKIPRKSSKAGDITGGLPRITELLEARNPSNPAVVSEIDGVVSFGKIKRGNREVIVESKLGDVRKYLVKLSNQILVQENDFIKAGMPLSDGATTPDDILRIQGPSAVQQYLVNEIQEVYRLQGVKINDKHFEVVIRQMMRKVRIEDPGDTLFLEEQLVHASDFIEENDRLFGLKIVEDAGDSTTIKEGQILSTRELRDENSILKREDKNLIIARDVVPATGTPVLQGITRASLQTKSFISAASFQETTKVLNEAAVAGKVDTLMGLKENVIVGHRIPAGTGMREYDDIIVGSQQEIKTDLNF, translated from the coding sequence ATGAATAAAAATAATAAAGATAAAAACAACACCGTAAAAAGATTTGATAAAATCTCTATCGGTTTAGCATCTCCAGAATCTATTCTAGCTGAATCGAGAGGTGAAGTTTTAAAGCCAGAAACGATTAACTATCGTACGCACAAACCAGAGCGTGATGGTTTATTCTGTGAGCGTATTTTTGGTCCAGTAAAGGATTATGAATGTGCTTGTGGAAAATACAAAAGAATCCGTTACAAAGGAATCGTTTGTGATCGTTGTGGTGTTGAAGTAACTGAGAAAAAAGTTCGTCGTGACAGAGTTGGACATATCAACTTAGTTGTGCCAATTGCACACATTTGGTATTTCCGTTCGTTACCTAACAAAATCGGTTACATCTTAGGATTACCTTCTAAGAAATTAGATATGATTATCTACTACGAACGTTATGTAGTTATTCAGCCAGGTATCGCTAAAACTCCAGAAGGAGAACCAATTAATAGATTAGATTTCTTAACAGAAGAAGAATATTTAAATATCTTAGATACTCTTCCGTTAGAAAACTTATATTTAGAAGATACAGATCCAAACAAATTCATCGCTAAAATGGGTGCTGAATGTATTATGGATTTATTAGAGCGTACAGATTTAGATGCTTTATCTTATGAATTACGTCACGCTGCTAATAACGAAACTTCTAAACAAAGAAAAACAGAAGCTTTAAAACGTTTAAATGTTGTTGAATCTTTCCGTGAATCGAACTTAAACAGAGAAAACCGTCCAGAATGGATGATTTTAAAAGTAATTCCTGTTATCCCACCAGAATTACGTCCGTTAGTTCCACTTGATGGAGGTCGTTTTGCAACTTCAGATTTAAATGATTTATACCGTCGTGTAATCATCCGTAACAACCGTTTGAAACGATTAATGGAAATCAAAGCTCCAGAAGTTATCTTACGTAACGAAAAACGTATGTTACAAGAAGCGGTAGATTCATTATTTGATAATACACGTAAAGCTACAGCTGTAAAAACAGAATCTCAACGTCCGTTAAAATCATTATCTGATTCGTTAAAAGGTAAACAAGGTCGTTTCCGTCAAAACTTATTAGGTAAACGTGTGGATTATTCTGCTCGTTCGGTAATTGTTGTAGGTCCTGAATTAAAATTATACGAATGTGGTCTTCCTAAAGATATGGCTGCAGAACTTTACAAACCATTCGTGATTCGTAAATTAATCGAGCGTGGAATTGTAAAAACAGTTAAGTCTGCTAAGAAGATTATTGATAAAAAAGAACCAGTAGTTTGGGATATTCTTGAAAACGTAATTAAAGGTCACCCAGTTTTATTAAACCGTGCTCCTACGTTACACCGTTTAGGTATTCAAGCATTTCAACCTAAATTGATTGAAGGAAAAGCGATTCGTCTTCACCCATTAGTTTGTACGGCATTCAACGCCGATTTCGATGGGGATCAGATGGCGGTTCACTTACCATTAGGACCAGAAGCTATTTTAGAAGCTCAATTATTAATGTTGGCTTCTCATAATATCTTAAACCCTGCAAATGGTGCGCCAATTACGGTACCTTCTCAAGACATGGTACTTGGGCTTTACTATATGACTAAAATTCGTAAATCTACTCCAGAATTAGAAATCAAAGGAGAAGGATTAACGTTCTATTCAGCTGAAGAGGTGAATATTGCAATCAACGAAGGACGTCTAAACTTAAATGCTCAAGTTAAAGTACGTGCAAAAGATTTTAATAAAGAAGGAGAATTAGTTTATCAAATCATCGAAACTTCTGCTGGACGTATTTTGTTTAACGAGGTAGTTCCTGAAAAAGCTGGTTTCATCAATGAGGTATTAACTAAAAAATCTTTAAGAGATATTATTGGTAAGATTTTAGAAGCGACGGATGTTCCTACCACTGCTAAATTCTTAGATGATATGAAAGACATGGGATATGGTTACGCATTCCGTGGTGGATTATCATTCTCTTTAGGTGATATTAAGATTCCAGAGCAAAAACAAGGTATGATTGACGATGCTAATGAGCAAGTTGAAGGTATCTCGATGAATTATAACATGGGTCTTATTACTAACAACGAACGTTACAACCAAGTAATTGACGTTTGGACTTCAACAAATGCTATGTTAACAGAGTTAGCAATGAAAAACATTCGTGAAGACCAACAAGGATTTAACTCAGTTTACATGATGCTTGATTCTGGAGCGCGTGGATCTAAAGAGCAAATTCGTCAGTTAACAGGTATGCGTGGTTTGATGGCTAAGCCTAAAAAATCTACGTCTGCAGGTGGAGATATTATCGAAAATCCAATTTTATCTAACTTTAAAGAAGGTTTATCTATCTTAGAATACTTTATTTCTACGCACGGTGCTCGTAAAGGTCTTGCCGATACGGCGTTAAAAACTGCCGATGCAGGATATTTAACTCGTCGTTTACATGATGTTGCTCAAGATGTGATTGTAAATTCTGTAGATTGTGGTACTTTAAGAGGAATTGAATTCGAAGCATTAAAGAAAAATGAGGAAATCATTGAATCTTTAGGTGAAAGAGTTCTTGGACGTATTGCTATTGCTGATGTTATTAATCCATTAACAAGTGATGTAATCGTTCCTGCTGGAGTTGAAATTACTGAAAAAGAAGCTAAAGCAATTAATGCTTCTCCATTAGAACGTATCGAAGTTCGTTCTGCTTTAACTTGTGAAGCTAAAACTGGTATTTGTGCTAAATGTTACGGACGTAACTTAGCAACTGGTAAAATGGCACAAAGAGGTGAAGCAGTTGGAGTTGTAGCAGCTCAATCAATTGGTGAGCCTGGTACACAGTTAACATTACGTACGTTCCACGTTGGAGGTACTGCTGGTAACATTTCTGAGGTTTCTACTTTAGTAACCAGATTTAAAGGACGTGTTGAAGTTGAAGATTTAAAAACAGTTAAAGGTGAAGATAACGAAGGAAATATTGTTGATATCGTAATTTCTCGTTCAACTGAATTAAAATTATACGATGTAAATACAGGTATTTTATTAAATACTCATAATATTTCTTACGGTTCAACTATTTATGTAAAAGATGGTGATGTAATCGAAGAAGGAACTGTAATCAATAAATGGGATCCATATAACGGAGTTATCGTTTCTGAATTCACAGGAAAAGTTGCTTATGAAGATTTAGAACAAGGTCAAACATACCAAGTTGAAATCGATGAGCAAACAGGTTTCCAAGAGAAAATTATCTCTGAATCAAGAAACAAAAAATTAGTTCCAACTTTATTAATTTATGATAAAGATGGTAGCTTAATCCGTTCATACACTTTACCTGTGGGAGCTCACTTAATGGTTAATGATGGTGAGAAAATTAAGGCTGGTAAAACGTTAGTTAAAATTCCACGTAAATCTTCTAAAGCAGGGGATATTACAGGAGGTTTACCACGTATTACAGAGTTATTAGAAGCTCGTAATCCATCTAACCCAGCGGTAGTTTCTGAAATTGATGGAGTTGTATCTTTTGGTAAAATCAAACGTGGTAACCGTGAGGTTATTGTAGAATCTAAATTAGGAGATGTTCGTAAATATTTAGTAAAATTATCGAACCAAATCTTAGTTCAAGAAAATGACTTTATCAAAGCAGGTATGCCATTGTCAGATGGTGCAACAACACCAGACGATATCTTAAGAATTCAAGGACCTTCTGCTGTTCAACAGTATTTAGTTAATGAGATTCAAGAGGTTTACCGTTTACAAGGGGTAAAAATTAATGACAAGCACTTTGAGGTAGTAATCCGTCAAATGATGCGTAAGGTTAGAATCGAAGATCCAGGAGATACTTTATTCTTAGAAGAGCAATTGGTTCACGCTTCTGACTTTATTGAAGAAAACGATCGTTTATTCGGATTGAAAATCGTTGAAGATGCCGGAGATTCGACTACTATCAAAGAAGGTCAAATTTTATCGACAAGAGAATTAAGAGACGAAAATTCGATCTTAAAACGTGAAGATAAAAATTTAATTATTGCAAGAGATGTTGTTCCTGCTACAGGTACACCAGTTCTTCAAGGTATTACAAGAGCATCGTTACAAACAAAATCGTTTATTTCGGCAGCTTCTTTCCAAGAAACAACAAAAGTGTTAAACGAAGCAGCAGTTGCTGGTAAAGTAGATACTTTAATGGGATTAAAAGAAAACGTAATCGTTGGACATAGAATCCCTGCTGGAACAGGAATGCGCGAATACGATGATATTATTGTAGGATCTCAACAAGAAATAAAAACGGATTTAAATTTTTAA